The Paracoccus sp. MC1862 genome includes a window with the following:
- a CDS encoding ATP-binding protein — protein sequence MESVALHQIGDAVPVAMLVVDHNARVMTANAAAVAMLGAGLTDRPFVTVLRQPLINRAVDQTLAPTQAQEPASTRLSATIRARGREQNCIVTVSPLTVRGRRGAVVVLEDTTGVEQAEQMRRDFVANVSHELRTPLTALMGFIETLRGPARDDAAARERFLAIMDREAGRMNRLIGDLLSLSRVEQEERRRPVERLDLAALVRGACATLAPTAKAANQTLRQIDKGLTAPVAGDPDQIQQVLHNLIENAIKYGSRAQSGGEVRVTLFHVPHEPVLRGPGWAVEVADDGEGIDHVHLPRLTERFYRVDTHRSREKGGTGLGLAIVKHIVARHRGRLKIDSMKGQGSRFTVILPEWVPPGSGSKQGRGG from the coding sequence GTGGAAAGCGTCGCGCTCCACCAGATCGGCGACGCTGTTCCGGTGGCGATGCTGGTCGTGGATCACAATGCCCGCGTGATGACCGCGAACGCTGCCGCTGTCGCGATGCTGGGGGCGGGCCTGACCGACCGGCCCTTCGTCACCGTGCTGCGCCAGCCGCTCATCAACCGCGCCGTTGACCAGACCCTGGCGCCGACACAAGCGCAGGAGCCTGCCTCGACCCGGCTCTCTGCCACGATCAGGGCACGGGGACGAGAGCAGAACTGCATCGTCACCGTCTCGCCCCTGACCGTGCGCGGGCGGCGCGGCGCGGTTGTGGTGCTGGAGGACACCACCGGCGTCGAGCAGGCCGAACAGATGCGCCGCGATTTCGTGGCCAATGTCAGCCACGAGCTGCGCACACCGCTGACCGCGCTGATGGGCTTCATCGAGACCCTGCGCGGCCCGGCCCGCGACGATGCGGCGGCGCGGGAACGGTTCCTTGCGATCATGGACCGCGAGGCCGGGCGGATGAACCGGCTGATCGGCGACCTTCTGTCTCTCAGCCGCGTCGAACAGGAAGAGCGGCGGCGCCCGGTCGAGCGGCTGGACCTTGCCGCGCTGGTGCGCGGCGCTTGCGCGACCCTGGCGCCCACGGCCAAGGCGGCCAACCAGACCCTGCGCCAGATCGACAAGGGCCTGACCGCCCCGGTCGCGGGCGACCCCGACCAGATCCAGCAGGTGCTGCACAACCTGATCGAGAATGCCATCAAGTACGGCAGCCGGGCCCAGTCCGGCGGAGAGGTCCGCGTGACCCTGTTCCACGTCCCGCATGAACCCGTCCTGCGCGGCCCCGGCTGGGCCGTCGAGGTCGCCGACGACGGCGAGGGCATCGACCACGTCCACCTGCCGCGCCTGACCGAACGTTTCTACCGCGTCGACACCCACCGCTCGCGCGAGAAAGGCGGTACGGGGCTGGGTTTGGCCATCGTCAAACACATCGTCGCCCGCCACCGGGGACGGCTGAAGATCGACAGCATGAAGGGGCAGGGCAGCCGCTTCACCGTGATCCTGCCGGAATGGGTGCCGCCGGGGTCGGGCAGCAAGCAAGGCCGGGGCGGCTGA
- the ispH gene encoding 4-hydroxy-3-methylbut-2-enyl diphosphate reductase, with the protein MDMKPPLTLYLAAPRGFCAGVDRAVQIVELALQKWGAPVYVRHEIVHNRFVVEGLRDKGAVFVEELDEVPDDRPVIFSAHGVPKSVPAEARRREMVFVDATCPLVSKVHIEAERHHAEGLQMVMIGHAGHPEVLGTMGQLPPGEVILVETVEDVAQITPRDPERLAWITQTTLSVDDTAQIVAALQARFPAIVGPAKDDICYATTNRQAAVKAIAPLIDALLVIGAPNSSNSKRLVEVGRGAGCDYAQLVMRATDIDWRALEGIRSVGVTAGASAPEVLVDEVIAAFADRYDLSVELVETARERVEFKVPRVLREAVPG; encoded by the coding sequence ATGGACATGAAGCCGCCCCTGACCCTTTACCTTGCCGCGCCGCGCGGATTCTGCGCGGGCGTGGACCGCGCCGTGCAGATCGTGGAACTTGCGCTGCAGAAATGGGGCGCGCCGGTCTATGTGCGCCACGAAATCGTGCACAACCGCTTCGTCGTGGAGGGCTTGCGCGACAAGGGCGCGGTCTTTGTCGAGGAACTCGACGAGGTGCCCGACGACCGCCCGGTGATCTTTTCGGCCCATGGCGTGCCGAAATCGGTGCCTGCCGAGGCGCGGCGGCGCGAGATGGTCTTCGTGGACGCGACCTGCCCGCTGGTCAGCAAGGTTCATATCGAGGCCGAGCGGCACCATGCCGAAGGGTTGCAGATGGTGATGATCGGCCACGCCGGCCACCCCGAAGTGCTGGGCACCATGGGCCAGCTTCCGCCGGGTGAGGTCATCCTGGTCGAGACGGTCGAGGACGTGGCGCAGATAACGCCACGCGACCCGGAACGGCTCGCCTGGATCACCCAGACGACGTTGTCGGTGGACGACACCGCGCAGATCGTGGCGGCCCTGCAGGCGCGGTTTCCCGCCATCGTCGGACCGGCCAAGGACGACATCTGCTATGCGACGACGAACCGGCAGGCGGCGGTCAAGGCCATCGCGCCCCTGATCGACGCGCTGCTGGTGATCGGGGCGCCCAACAGTTCCAATTCGAAGCGGCTGGTCGAGGTCGGACGCGGCGCGGGCTGCGATTATGCCCAGCTTGTCATGCGGGCAACCGACATCGACTGGCGGGCGCTGGAAGGCATCCGTTCGGTCGGCGTCACGGCGGGGGCGAGCGCGCCCGAGGTGCTGGTGGACGAGGTCATCGCCGCCTTTGCCGACCGCTACGACCTGAGCGTGGAACTGGTCGAGACGGCGCGCGAGCGGGTCGAGTTCAAGGTGCCGCGCGTGTTGCGCGAGGCCGTGCCGGGCTGA
- a CDS encoding indolepyruvate ferredoxin oxidoreductase family protein: MSIQDITLADRFDLTKRHVLLNGTQALVRLMLMQAARDKAAGLNTAGLVTGYRGSPLGGVDLQMMRSRKLLEPADILFQPGLNEDLAATAIWGSQQAELRGEGKYDGVFALWYGKGPGVDRSGDVMRHGNMAGSSKHGGVVMAMGDDHTGESSTVLHQSDWAMVDAYIPVLSPAGVQEILDFGLYGWALSRFAGVWTGLKTMKDTVEATSVVDGDPFRMSFVTPDDFAMPEGGLNIRLGDTPVAQEARMIDYKRFAAEAFARANRIDRRVWGKPGAKIGICAAGKNWLDVVHALSLLGLDQAEAERLGITTYKIGQTWPLDMTSFHEWAEGLDLIIVVEEKRKLIEVQVKEAIFDDRRGRRVYGWHKGDTWEHGRRLELFPTRYALDPVLIAQRLGDILIEEGRRTDRLEAMLSKLAETRRNDNAPEVATRTPWFCSGCPHNSSTKVPEGSRAYAGIGCHYMVQWMDRETTGFTQMGGEGANWIGEAPFSQRPHVFQNLGDGTYNHSGSLAIRAAKAAGTNITYKILFNDAVAMTGGQPNEGELTAPQIVRELQAIDVPVVLVYDEKEEIDRDLFPKGLRFEERANLMEVQRELSQQPGVTAMVYVQTCAAEKRRRRKKGKFADPDRRVWINPEVCEACGDCSVQSNCVSVVPFDTKLGRKRAIDQSSCNKDYSCVKGFCPSFVSVSGGKLRKPAAEALHLPDLPAPALPAINGTHNLVITGVGGTGVVTIGAVLAQAAQLDGKGAGMMEMAGLAQKGGAVHIHLRLANDPADISAIRVAVGEADAIIGGDLVVTAGAKTIGLMTGTRTGAVVNEHEIITGEFTRVRDFRVPADRLKMSLQARLGEKVFFLDASKLAERYLGDSIYSNMLITGAAWQQGLIPLSEEAILRAIDLNGAKAEENKRAFHIGRWAILHPEQAAPAPVNVERFDPVAYRANRLVGYQGPKLKRRFLKLVDMAPPELRETVAESFYRLLAVKDEYEVARLHLTTTEGVARTFEGDTKLTFHMAPPFMGGKDPEGRPKKREFGAWMLPVFRTLSSLRGLRGTPLDVFGWQAERRHERALARQYEQDMAEVLPKVTPATIEIARELAALPQQIRGYGFIKDAAAEKAQVRRDELLAAFRAGGWPSLPEMRIAAE, translated from the coding sequence ATGAGCATCCAGGACATCACCCTTGCCGACCGCTTCGACCTGACCAAGCGCCATGTGCTGCTGAACGGCACGCAGGCACTGGTGCGGCTGATGCTGATGCAGGCGGCGCGCGACAAGGCTGCCGGACTGAACACGGCGGGTCTGGTGACGGGCTATCGCGGCTCTCCGCTGGGCGGGGTGGACCTGCAGATGATGCGGTCGAGGAAGCTGCTGGAGCCTGCGGACATCCTGTTCCAGCCCGGGCTGAACGAGGATCTGGCCGCGACCGCGATCTGGGGCAGTCAGCAGGCGGAACTGCGTGGCGAGGGCAAATACGACGGCGTCTTCGCGCTGTGGTATGGCAAGGGTCCGGGCGTGGACCGTTCCGGCGACGTGATGCGGCATGGCAACATGGCGGGCTCGTCGAAACATGGCGGCGTCGTCATGGCGATGGGGGACGACCACACCGGCGAATCATCGACCGTGCTGCACCAGTCCGACTGGGCGATGGTGGACGCCTATATCCCCGTCCTGTCGCCCGCGGGCGTGCAGGAGATCCTGGACTTCGGCCTTTACGGCTGGGCGCTGAGCCGCTTCGCGGGCGTCTGGACCGGCCTCAAGACCATGAAGGACACGGTCGAGGCGACAAGCGTCGTGGATGGCGACCCCTTCCGCATGAGCTTCGTGACCCCCGACGACTTCGCCATGCCCGAAGGTGGGCTGAACATCCGCTTGGGCGACACGCCGGTGGCGCAGGAAGCGCGGATGATCGACTACAAGCGTTTCGCAGCCGAGGCCTTCGCCCGCGCGAACCGCATCGACCGCCGCGTCTGGGGCAAGCCCGGCGCGAAGATCGGCATCTGCGCCGCCGGAAAGAACTGGCTCGACGTGGTCCATGCCCTGTCGCTGCTGGGGCTGGATCAGGCCGAGGCGGAACGGCTGGGCATCACCACCTACAAGATCGGGCAGACCTGGCCCTTGGACATGACCAGCTTCCACGAATGGGCCGAGGGGCTGGACCTCATCATCGTGGTCGAGGAAAAGCGCAAGCTGATCGAGGTGCAGGTCAAGGAGGCGATCTTCGACGACCGCCGCGGCCGCCGCGTCTATGGCTGGCACAAGGGCGACACCTGGGAACACGGGCGCAGGCTGGAGCTGTTCCCGACCCGCTATGCCCTGGACCCGGTGCTGATCGCGCAGCGGCTGGGCGACATCCTGATCGAGGAAGGCCGTCGCACCGACCGGCTGGAAGCCATGCTGTCGAAGCTGGCCGAGACGCGCCGCAACGACAACGCCCCCGAGGTCGCCACGCGGACGCCGTGGTTCTGCTCGGGTTGCCCGCACAACAGTTCGACCAAGGTGCCCGAGGGCAGCCGCGCCTATGCGGGGATCGGCTGCCACTACATGGTGCAATGGATGGACCGGGAAACCACCGGCTTCACCCAGATGGGCGGCGAGGGCGCGAACTGGATTGGCGAGGCGCCGTTTTCCCAGCGCCCCCATGTGTTCCAGAACCTCGGCGACGGAACCTACAACCATTCCGGCAGCCTTGCGATCCGCGCCGCGAAGGCGGCGGGCACCAACATCACCTACAAGATCCTGTTCAACGACGCCGTCGCCATGACCGGCGGCCAGCCGAACGAGGGCGAACTGACCGCCCCCCAGATCGTGCGCGAGTTGCAGGCGATCGACGTGCCCGTGGTGCTGGTCTACGACGAGAAAGAGGAAATCGACCGCGACCTGTTCCCCAAGGGACTGCGTTTCGAGGAACGCGCGAACCTGATGGAGGTGCAGCGGGAACTGTCGCAGCAGCCCGGCGTCACGGCCATGGTCTATGTCCAGACCTGCGCCGCCGAAAAGCGCCGCCGCCGCAAGAAGGGCAAGTTCGCCGATCCCGACCGCCGCGTCTGGATCAACCCCGAGGTCTGCGAGGCCTGCGGCGACTGCTCGGTGCAGTCGAACTGCGTCTCGGTCGTGCCCTTCGACACCAAGCTGGGCCGCAAGCGCGCCATCGACCAGTCGTCCTGCAACAAGGATTACAGCTGCGTCAAAGGCTTCTGCCCCAGCTTCGTCAGCGTTTCGGGCGGCAAGCTGAGGAAGCCCGCAGCCGAGGCGCTGCATCTGCCGGACCTGCCCGCGCCTGCGCTGCCGGCGATCAATGGCACCCACAACCTTGTCATCACCGGCGTGGGCGGCACCGGCGTCGTGACCATCGGCGCGGTGCTGGCGCAGGCCGCGCAGCTTGACGGCAAGGGCGCGGGGATGATGGAGATGGCGGGCCTCGCCCAGAAGGGCGGCGCGGTCCACATCCACCTGCGGCTGGCGAACGATCCCGCCGACATCAGCGCCATCCGCGTCGCGGTGGGCGAGGCCGACGCCATCATCGGCGGCGACCTTGTGGTCACGGCGGGGGCCAAGACCATCGGCCTGATGACCGGCACCCGCACCGGCGCCGTGGTCAACGAGCACGAGATCATCACCGGCGAGTTCACCCGCGTCCGCGACTTCCGCGTGCCCGCCGACCGGCTGAAGATGTCGCTGCAGGCGCGTCTGGGTGAGAAGGTATTCTTCCTCGACGCCTCGAAGCTGGCCGAGCGGTACCTGGGCGATTCGATCTATTCGAACATGCTCATCACCGGGGCGGCCTGGCAGCAGGGGCTGATCCCGCTGTCCGAGGAAGCGATCCTGCGCGCCATCGACCTGAACGGCGCCAAGGCCGAGGAAAACAAGCGCGCCTTCCACATCGGCCGCTGGGCGATCCTTCACCCGGAACAGGCCGCGCCTGCGCCCGTCAACGTGGAACGCTTCGATCCCGTCGCCTATCGGGCGAACCGGCTGGTCGGCTATCAGGGACCGAAGCTCAAGCGCCGCTTCCTCAAGCTGGTGGACATGGCACCTCCCGAACTGCGCGAAACGGTGGCTGAAAGCTTCTATCGCCTGCTGGCGGTCAAGGACGAATACGAGGTCGCCCGCCTGCACCTGACCACCACCGAGGGCGTGGCCCGGACCTTCGAGGGCGACACCAAGCTGACCTTCCACATGGCGCCGCCGTTCATGGGCGGCAAGGACCCGGAAGGGCGGCCAAAGAAGCGCGAGTTCGGGGCGTGGATGCTGCCGGTGTTCCGCACGCTGTCCTCGCTGCGCGGCTTGCGCGGCACGCCGCTGGACGTCTTCGGCTGGCAGGCTGAACGCCGCCATGAACGCGCGCTCGCCCGTCAGTATGAGCAGGACATGGCCGAGGTGCTGCCCAAGGTGACGCCCGCGACGATCGAGATCGCCCGTGAACTCGCCGCCCTGCCACAGCAGATCCGCGGCTATGGCTTCATCAAGGACGCGGCGGCCGAAAAGGCGCAGGTGCGGCGGGACGAGTTGCTGGCGGCCTTCCGCGCCGGGGGCTGGCCGTCGCTGCCCGAGATGCGGATCGCGGCCGAGTGA
- a CDS encoding SH3 domain-containing protein: MPLCEQGETLTASPGRSDHPLKEPSAGGFDACAHPSLPDRRSACHPDEPLRRACPGADAGCVPIFEDGSDGQVANCMAGTVIGLRSDGDGFLAVRSRPGAQHRRIGQLHNADCVTIFGGQGDWLEVKVPDGQSIRPMPAGAPDPRGSCPAPVSGGCMANGSGASSPDQRYAVSRPGLACCPTPAAPIPAGSR, translated from the coding sequence ATGCCCCTGTGCGAGCAGGGTGAAACCTTGACAGCCTCACCGGGGCGAAGCGACCATCCCTTGAAGGAACCATCTGCGGGAGGCTTCGATGCGTGCGCCCATCCTTCCCTGCCTGATCGCCGCTCCGCCTGCCATCCTGACGAGCCTCTCCGCCGCGCCTGTCCCGGCGCAGATGCTGGATGTGTGCCGATCTTTGAAGATGGCTCGGACGGACAGGTGGCCAATTGCATGGCCGGGACGGTCATCGGGCTGAGATCGGATGGTGACGGCTTTCTTGCCGTCCGCTCGCGGCCGGGCGCGCAGCACCGCCGGATCGGACAGCTTCACAACGCCGACTGCGTGACCATCTTCGGCGGTCAGGGCGACTGGCTGGAGGTAAAGGTTCCAGACGGCCAATCGATCAGGCCGATGCCTGCCGGCGCACCGGACCCGCGCGGCAGTTGTCCGGCCCCGGTCTCGGGTGGGTGCATGGCCAATGGGTCGGGGGCATCATCCCCTGACCAGCGGTACGCCGTCAGCCGCCCCGGCCTTGCTTGCTGCCCGACCCCGGCGGCACCCATTCCGGCAGGATCACGGTGA
- the purL gene encoding phosphoribosylformylglycinamidine synthase subunit PurL, with product MQNEPAITDELVAAHGLKPDEYRRILDIIGREPSYTELGIFSAMWNEHCSYKSSKKWLRTLHTTGPQVICGPGENAGVVDIGDGQAVVFKMESHNHPSYIEPHQGAATGVGGILRDVFTMGARPIAAMNALSFGRPEHPRTPHLVKGVVEGIGAYGNAFGVPNVGGEVRFHPAYDGNCLVNAFAAGLADADRIFYSAASGVGMPVVYLGAKTGRDGVGGATMASAEFDDTIEDKRPTVQAGDPFTEKCLLEACLELMATDAVISIQDMGAAGLTCSAVEMGDKGGLGIKLVLDHVPQRESAMTAYEMMLSESQERMLMVLKPEKEAEARAIFEKWDLDFAIVGETNEEDRFLILHGNEVMADLPLSKLSSSAPEYDRLWVETPAPEPLGELPEIAPITALKALIGSPNYACKAWVWEQYDTQVGGDTIRKPGLGAGVVRVHGTNKALAFTSDVTPRYVKANPVVGGKQAVAEAWRNLIACGARPLAATDNLNFGNPEKPEIMGQFVGVIKGIGEACRALDFPIVSGNVSLYNETDGQAILPTPTIGAVGLIETLDDLIGGLPHKGDLALVIGVTRGHMGQSALAAEVWGIEAGDAPPVDLAAERRHGEFLLAHRGHVRAASDLADGGLALAAFEMAETAGMGVTLDAADIPTLFGEDQARYLIAAPAADAGSLMDAARAAGIEIAEVGRFGGERVTLGADSAPLAELSDLYRAAFARAIRGDVPDHA from the coding sequence ATGCAGAACGAACCTGCCATCACCGACGAGCTGGTCGCCGCGCATGGGCTGAAGCCCGACGAATACCGGCGCATCCTTGATATCATCGGGCGCGAGCCAAGCTATACGGAACTCGGCATCTTCTCGGCGATGTGGAACGAGCATTGCTCGTATAAATCGTCGAAGAAATGGCTGCGGACGCTGCACACCACCGGCCCGCAGGTGATCTGCGGCCCCGGAGAGAACGCGGGCGTGGTGGACATCGGAGACGGGCAGGCGGTGGTCTTCAAGATGGAGAGCCACAATCACCCTTCGTATATCGAACCGCATCAGGGCGCCGCGACCGGCGTCGGCGGCATTCTGCGCGATGTCTTCACCATGGGCGCCCGTCCCATTGCCGCGATGAACGCGTTGAGCTTCGGTCGTCCCGAACATCCCCGCACGCCGCATCTGGTCAAGGGCGTGGTCGAAGGCATTGGCGCCTATGGCAACGCCTTCGGCGTTCCGAACGTCGGCGGAGAGGTCCGTTTTCATCCTGCCTATGACGGCAACTGCCTCGTCAACGCCTTTGCGGCGGGTCTCGCGGATGCGGACCGCATCTTCTATTCGGCGGCCTCGGGCGTGGGGATGCCGGTGGTCTATCTGGGCGCCAAGACGGGCCGCGACGGCGTGGGCGGGGCGACCATGGCCTCGGCCGAGTTCGACGACACGATCGAGGACAAGCGCCCGACCGTGCAGGCCGGCGACCCCTTCACCGAGAAATGCCTGCTGGAAGCCTGCCTTGAACTGATGGCGACGGACGCGGTGATCTCGATCCAGGACATGGGCGCGGCGGGGCTGACCTGTTCCGCCGTCGAGATGGGCGACAAGGGCGGCCTCGGCATCAAGCTGGTGCTGGACCACGTGCCCCAGCGCGAATCCGCGATGACGGCCTACGAGATGATGCTGTCCGAAAGCCAGGAGCGGATGCTCATGGTGCTGAAGCCCGAGAAAGAGGCCGAGGCGCGGGCGATCTTCGAGAAATGGGACCTCGACTTCGCCATCGTGGGCGAGACCAATGAGGAAGACCGCTTCCTGATCCTGCATGGCAACGAGGTCATGGCCGACCTGCCGCTGTCCAAGCTGTCGTCCAGCGCGCCGGAATACGATCGTCTTTGGGTGGAAACCCCTGCGCCCGAGCCTTTGGGCGAACTGCCCGAAATCGCGCCCATCACGGCGCTGAAGGCGCTGATCGGCTCGCCCAACTACGCCTGCAAGGCATGGGTATGGGAGCAGTATGATACGCAGGTCGGTGGCGACACGATCCGCAAGCCGGGCCTCGGTGCGGGCGTCGTGCGGGTCCATGGCACGAACAAGGCGCTGGCCTTCACCAGCGACGTGACGCCGCGTTACGTCAAGGCGAACCCCGTCGTTGGCGGCAAGCAGGCGGTGGCCGAGGCCTGGCGCAACCTGATCGCCTGCGGAGCGAGGCCGCTGGCCGCGACCGACAACCTGAACTTCGGCAACCCCGAGAAGCCCGAGATCATGGGCCAGTTCGTCGGCGTCATCAAAGGCATCGGAGAGGCCTGCCGCGCGCTCGACTTCCCCATCGTGTCGGGCAACGTGAGCCTTTACAACGAGACCGACGGACAGGCGATCCTGCCCACCCCCACCATCGGGGCGGTCGGCCTGATCGAGACGCTGGACGACCTGATCGGCGGGCTGCCCCACAAGGGCGACCTCGCGCTGGTCATCGGCGTCACCCGCGGCCACATGGGCCAGTCGGCGCTGGCCGCCGAGGTCTGGGGGATCGAGGCGGGCGATGCCCCTCCGGTCGATCTGGCCGCCGAGCGACGGCATGGCGAGTTCCTGCTGGCTCACCGCGGCCATGTGCGCGCCGCGAGTGACCTTGCGGACGGCGGTCTCGCGCTCGCCGCCTTCGAGATGGCCGAGACGGCGGGCATGGGCGTCACGCTGGACGCCGCCGACATTCCCACGCTGTTCGGAGAGGATCAGGCCCGTTACCTCATCGCCGCCCCTGCGGCGGATGCGGGCAGCCTGATGGACGCGGCCCGCGCCGCCGGCATCGAGATCGCCGAAGTCGGCCGCTTCGGCGGCGAGCGGGTCACGCTGGGCGCCGACTCGGCGCCCTTGGCCGAGCTGTCGGACCTCTATCGCGCGGCCTTCGCCCGCGCGATCCGGGGCGATGTGCCGGACCACGCCTGA
- a CDS encoding gamma carbonic anhydrase family protein, translated as MIWELDGVAPELGQGAWVAPDAQLIGRVVLEDEASVWWGAVLRGDNEEIRIGRGSNVQDGCVFHTDPGLPLRIGADVTVGHKAILHGCTVGDGALIGMGATVLNGAVIGAGALIGAGALVAEGKEIPPGALVMGAPGRVIRQLDEAAIASLRESAARYRANAARFRASLRRVD; from the coding sequence ATGATCTGGGAACTCGACGGGGTGGCCCCCGAACTGGGGCAGGGCGCATGGGTCGCGCCCGACGCGCAACTGATCGGCCGCGTCGTGCTTGAAGACGAGGCGAGCGTCTGGTGGGGTGCCGTCCTGCGCGGCGACAACGAGGAAATCCGCATCGGCCGCGGCTCCAACGTGCAGGACGGCTGCGTCTTCCACACCGACCCCGGCCTGCCGCTGCGGATCGGCGCGGATGTGACGGTCGGCCACAAGGCAATTCTGCACGGCTGCACTGTCGGTGACGGCGCGCTGATCGGCATGGGCGCGACGGTGCTGAACGGCGCCGTGATCGGCGCGGGCGCCCTGATCGGCGCCGGGGCGCTGGTCGCCGAAGGGAAAGAGATCCCGCCCGGCGCGCTGGTGATGGGAGCGCCGGGGCGCGTCATCCGCCAGCTCGATGAGGCAGCCATCGCCAGCCTGCGCGAATCCGCCGCCCGCTACCGGGCCAATGCCGCCCGCTTCCGCGCGAGCCTGCGGCGAGTGGACTGA
- the gmk gene encoding guanylate kinase: MQRSGLLIIISSPSGAGKSTLARRLMEWDPTLRFSVSATTRPPRPGEVEGQHYYFMDKPAFDEMVAQDEMLEHAEVFGNCYGTPRAPVELAMAEGRDTIFDVDWQGGQQIRASSLGSQVVSIFILPPSLPELERRLRGRNQDSDDVIARRMLKSRDEISHWAEYDYVLVNDDIEAAESNLRAILTAERLRRERRPALGGFVRKLMEEAA, translated from the coding sequence ATGCAGCGCAGCGGATTGCTGATCATCATTTCGTCGCCCTCGGGCGCGGGCAAGTCCACGCTCGCCCGCAGGCTGATGGAATGGGACCCGACCCTGCGCTTCTCGGTTTCCGCCACCACCCGCCCCCCGCGTCCGGGCGAGGTCGAGGGGCAGCATTACTATTTCATGGACAAGCCCGCCTTTGACGAGATGGTGGCGCAGGACGAGATGCTGGAACATGCCGAGGTCTTCGGCAACTGCTACGGCACCCCCCGCGCGCCCGTGGAACTGGCGATGGCCGAGGGCCGCGATACCATCTTCGACGTGGACTGGCAGGGCGGGCAGCAGATCCGGGCATCGAGCCTCGGCTCGCAGGTCGTCTCGATCTTCATCCTGCCGCCCAGCCTGCCGGAACTGGAACGCCGCCTTCGCGGGCGCAACCAGGACAGCGACGACGTGATCGCCCGGAGGATGCTGAAAAGTCGCGACGAGATCAGCCACTGGGCCGAATACGACTATGTTCTGGTCAACGACGACATCGAGGCGGCCGAGTCCAACCTGCGCGCGATCCTGACGGCCGAGCGGCTGCGGCGCGAGCGGCGCCCGGCCTTGGGCGGTTTCGTGCGAAAGCTGATGGAGGAAGCGGCATGA
- a CDS encoding LysR family transcriptional regulator has product MDWDKLRIFHAVAEAGSLTHAGDVLHLSQSAVSRQIRALEEGLGTTLFHRHARGLILTEQGEMLFDATKAMNRKLDTTAARIRDSEEHVFGELKVTTTTGFGTLWLVPRLAKLYERYPDLKIDLLLEERVLDLPMREADVAIRMKEPSQADLIRRRLLNIRMRLYASPEYAERMGLPQKVEELATHRLICQNPTTPQVHAGAVLAQGLLAQHGSTTLLVNSYFGVLQGVLSHVGIGILPNYMEHEMPYLVRVLPDVESSEVPVFLAFPEELRTSRRVAAFRDFVLEEITAMRRNQEES; this is encoded by the coding sequence TTGGACTGGGACAAGCTGCGCATCTTCCATGCCGTTGCAGAAGCGGGCAGCCTGACCCATGCGGGCGACGTTCTGCACCTGTCCCAGTCGGCGGTCAGTCGGCAGATCCGCGCGCTTGAGGAGGGGCTTGGCACAACCCTGTTCCACCGCCATGCCCGCGGGCTGATCCTGACCGAACAGGGCGAGATGCTGTTCGACGCCACCAAGGCCATGAACCGCAAGCTCGACACCACCGCCGCCCGCATCCGCGACAGCGAGGAACATGTCTTCGGCGAGCTGAAGGTGACGACCACCACCGGCTTCGGCACGCTATGGCTGGTGCCGCGACTGGCCAAGCTCTACGAGCGCTATCCCGATCTCAAGATCGACCTGCTGCTGGAAGAACGGGTGCTGGACCTGCCGATGCGCGAGGCTGACGTGGCGATTCGGATGAAGGAACCCAGCCAGGCCGACCTGATCCGGCGGCGGCTGCTGAACATCCGCATGCGGCTTTACGCCTCGCCCGAATATGCCGAACGCATGGGCCTGCCGCAGAAGGTCGAGGAACTGGCAACGCACCGCCTGATCTGCCAGAATCCCACGACGCCGCAGGTCCATGCCGGGGCGGTTCTGGCACAGGGACTGCTGGCCCAGCACGGCAGCACCACGTTGCTGGTCAACAGCTACTTCGGCGTGCTGCAGGGAGTGCTGAGCCATGTGGGAATCGGCATCCTGCCGAACTACATGGAACACGAGATGCCGTATCTGGTCCGGGTCCTGCCCGATGTCGAATCAAGCGAGGTTCCGGTGTTCCTAGCTTTCCCCGAAGAGTTGCGCACCTCGCGCCGCGTTGCAGCATTCCGCGACTTCGTCCTTGAGGAGATTACCGCCATGCGCCGCAACCAGGAAGAAAGCTGA